The DNA sequence GACTCAGTCAACCGCGTCCAGAGATCATGGAAATCAGACATTATGCTAAGACAGTTATCACTATTGAGATTCTCGCTTTCCACTATCTAACCCCCTGGCATGTTGGTCCAAAACTCGGAGCGGCAATGCTTTGACTACTACTATAAATGTCGTCCTAACACTTCGAGAGGGGCTCAGAAAATAGAGACAAAAGCATACGTACGATAGAAAATTATCAActatttttctttagttttttCTACGAGCTTTTTTCAATCATCAAAGATATTGTTAATGTTGTAGCCAATACGGCCCGCCGAGGCTCATCTTTAATAAAATTTACTTTATCACTgcctttattttatttcattcattATTTACGATTATCAATTTCCTTGTTCGAATTTTGGATCAAATAGATTGCTAGATActctaaaaatataaatttaattgtttccTCCAAAATCGGATTTTGGGTCAAACAATATTACTCTCACTTTATCCAAAATAAAGCTGTTCGTAAAGTATTAGACCAAGGGAGGAAGTTCTGTCAAAAGCTAAATTCAGGAAGATGGCAATTGCTTATAGGTTCTTCAATTTCTATTTAATTCCAAAAGACAGAAACAGCATGTTACATAACGAGTTGTGTATATACCAGAATAGTTTAATTCGAATCACTGTACGAGTTCAAATTTTTGATTGATCTCTCAACCACTGTAGACCAGTTTAACTTGCCACTCCTACCCTTTACTAATTATGTATCAATAATAAATATTGACTGAGTTAAACGTTTGAAGGCATTAAATTCTCTTTTTCATGAATTACACTTGTATTCTGGAATTAAAGTTGggaaaaaaatgaaaaggaagagcAGCAAATTTCTTTTTCTAGTGTATTCCACGCAGTAGGTTACTAGGTTGAAACTTCAAAATGGCGAGGCAAAATATTCAATATCCAGATCCTTGTTATCATTTGGCATAACATTTTGCGCAGGCAAAGAAAATAGCCCCGTAACACATCACAGATCTTGGGTTttttttaaaacccaaccctaGTTATCAAAAGAATTTTTTACATATATGTACTACATTACAAACTTATTTACCTTCAGTGTTTAGGTTTTAACTTAATTGTTAGTTGATATACAATTTACCAgttatatacaaataagtttcAAATGAGTATTCTTGATTGTAGCCTTTTAACATGGAAGTCAAATTTCACAAATCTACCGTTTCTGCATCTCTctctttctattttcttttttctgcCCAACTTATTCATCTTTGGATCTCTATAATTCTCTTCTCTTTTCTcatctcctttttctttttctttttctttttcttcagaGAATTTAAAAATAGATTTGATGTCATCGCATATCACCATCAAACTAGTCGTTATCTGTTGCCCCTCCAGCCATTGAAAGCAATCAAAAGCTTCGAAACTTTgattttttttcgattttttaaaaattattagtaTTTGTTTTGATGGGGTGTTGTTGCAAACGATcgtgaaatattatttggagtttatatctcaattttgaggatgTTTGATGAAGATTAGCGCTGATTTTGGATGAGTTTTCAGAATGAAACTCGAAGATGAAGAAAATGGTTAaggttgtattataattgtatgtaaattgtatttaagttgtgttctgttgtagttatattttttttatttgaatattttatgaaagttgaaaaatagttgtataatgatGAATctttgtatgaaatttgtatttaagttataaatatgcCAAATAAGTGTACGACCCCTTAAACTTGACTCCAGCTTTCATTTTGACACTTTAACTTAGACTTATTTCTATTGAACATTTTAACTGTATTTTACACTATACCATTTAAACACAACGCATGACCATGTTGTAAAAATTTAAGCGCGTGTTTTTAAACGCTTCTCACGTGGAATAACATACCAATAAAATGTTGACACGTGTTTATTTATCCAGTTCTAATAAAAAAAACCCCTTTTTACCTTATCCATATTTTACCTCGCCTCACTTAATCTATCTTCCACTAAAAATTCCTTTTCCTTAGCCTAATAAACACTAATGAAATACATTGAGACCGATTCCCGGTGGAATCTTCATCGATTTTGAGTTAGATTCAACTGACCGTCAACAACTTGGTCAATTATATTACTAATACGGGTAATCATTTACTTCTTTCAATCATGGTGGTGAGTGAAGTTGGTTGTAACTGGAGTTGGTCGTGACTGGAGTTTGTCGTAAATGAAGTTTCATGGTTTATGCTCTTTCAATCAAAGCTTTCCTTTGTGGTAAGCTTTTATTTACAGAATATTTAGTTGTTTTTGGTTGTTGTAATTTAGTTTGTTGGAGTTTGTGAAAAttaggattttttttttataattttggatCGGGAAATCTACTGACATCCTCTGTTTCGCTTTTTGATTTTTCAATACAGGGGTAAATCTAGTCATGTCTGCAGACGAATATATTCTTATTGATTTTCATCATGGCGGATAAATTGTCAAGGATCCTGACCTGAGATATGTAGGAGAGAGGGGTGAGGATGGTCACATGATAGACAAGGACCACTTTTCTCTTTTTGAGCTTCTGTCCTACACAAAGGATATGGGGTATACTGAGGTAGAGGGTTTCTATTTAATTAATCCGAAATCTAATGAGTTTgtcttgattgaaaataataaacaGTTGTATAATATAGTTTGTCACCTTAATCATTTGGATTTGTTTATTAAGCATGTAGTAAATGAGCCTTTGTTGGTTGATGAAACTGTCTCATGTGGCCTTTTATGTGGGCCAGAAGTTATTGAACCAAGTGAAACTACATTAAATAAAGAGGCTAAGGCAACATCTATTGTTCCAGAGGATATAAATGTCCAAGAAAGTGCTGCAAACAACACATTTGTGGCTGAGGAAAATCTAGCTGATGTTGGGGTTGCAGGTGAGAATTTACAAGGGGCTGAAGAAACAACAAACATAGATGTTGGTTTGGCATCAGATCTGTCAAGTAATGAGTCTGAATTAGATAAAATTCTTAATGAAGATGATAGTGATGTGAATGAAGATCTCACTTCATTAAGGCACGAAAGAAGAAACAAGAAAAAACAGAAGAAATAGAGAAAGAAACCTACTCCAACAGAAGAGATTATTTTGGGAGAAGCTGGAATAGATAAAGGCTTTGAGGATATTGGCAGGCCATCAAAGAAGGACACGTTTGCTGGAAAATTAGGAGGGGATGGAGACTACTACACCAGTTCTGATATTGGAAGTGATGATAGCACAAATGACTTAAATATTTTAGCTGAAAGGCGTATTGACTTACCTCCTAGAAGGAGAAGTAAAAAGGTAAGGTTTGACCCTGGCTGTTACTTTGATAATTTTTAGCTTAGTATGGTATTTGAAAATATTGTAGAGTTTAGAAAAGCAGTAGTCTCATATGCTGTGGAGAACAAAGTGCAACTAACAATTAGGCTTAATGAAAAGGATAGGGTTAGAGTTAAGTATAAATGAGCCACGTGTAACTGGGAATTGTATGCAAGCAATTATGGGGATTCATGTGACTTTACTGTGAAGAAGTACCATCCAACTCAGAAGTGCAAcaccaaaaacaaaaacaaattatGTACTTATTAGTACATTGCTAATAAGTATAAAGATAAGATTATTTCCCAGCCAAATATTAAGTTGTGGGAGATTCATAATTTGGTTAGGGATAAGTTAGGTTTGTATATTGGAAGGACTGTTTGTTACAGGGTTAAGTGTAGGGTGATAAGTCAATTCATGGGTGactggaagatgaaatttaacaAACTTGCTGATTATGCTGATATTATTAAGCAAACAAATCCTGGGAGTTTATGCTGGATCAGAATAGATAGTGAGACTCTTCTTGGCAAAAATCTATTTTTCTACTTCTATCTATGTTTAGATGCTTTGAAAAGGGGATGGTTAGAAAGGTGAAGAAGGATCATAGGATTTCATGGTTGTTTTCTAAAAGGAATATGCAAGGGTGAGTTACTTGTTGCAGTTGGTAGAAATGGGAACAATCAAATATTTTCTATTGCATGGGATGTAGTTGATCAAAAGACAAAACACTCTTGGAGCTGGTTCATCGCATATTTTATTGCATATTTACAGTTAGGAGATGATGTTGGCTTAACTGTTATGTGAAAAGGTAAAGTTACaatcaatttttaattttttttcctgctttatatatactgtaacgacccgacccgtTATTTTACTATCTAGATCCCTGTtttcctaaataagactctccgtatgtgcttttactattttatgacttgcgaggacggttagttcgggtttggaaggcttcaggttgaaatcggaacacttagttccttgttATTAGCTTTAAAGGggtcaagtttgacttgggtcaatatttctagtaaacgatctcgaaaccgggatttgacagtcccaacaggtttgtatgatgattttagacttgggcatgtGTTCGAATGgggttttgggtgacccgggagcgtttcggcacctaaaGTTTAAGGTTGgtttattgaaggttttaaagttctttagatttggtttggagtagattttggtgttatcgaggtccgtttggaatttcgagcccaGGAATAGTTCtttatggtgatttaagacttacacgcaaTTTCGAGTAGTTTAGGTATAATTCGGCGCATTCGAAgcaagttgattcgatttggttaggggtgtgattcttagttttggcgTTGTTTTCCGCATTCCGAAGGTTCGAACAAGTCTATCTCATGATTAcgaacttgttgatatgtttggacgaggccttgagggccccggatgccattcggacgatgcgcgaAAGTCATTTGGACTTAGAGAAAAGGGTTGAAGCATCAGAgtttctggtgcaatcacacctgcgaaGGACTAGcagtaggtgcgagctcgcagaaacgAGCCAACAGCCCAGAAGTGGCCTAGCGTGGGCTGCCCAGGGATTGCAGATGTGGAGTATGGACCCCACATATGAATGCACAGATGCGATGAAggcaaccgcagaagcggccagagCCACAGGTGCGGCACGTGCACCGCAGACGCAATCTCGCAGAAGCGGGCCagttgtccgcagatgcggaagtaggCCAGCTGGGGGAGAGCCGCATCTGCAATGatcttttcgcagatgcggagccgcaaaagcagcCAATGAGCCACCGAAGCGAAAgtgctggaggcagtgaggtccatttaatatgggacttaggccattttggctattttatttcatttcttgggaaattttggagcttcttagagaggggatttcacctagctattgaaggtaagtaatttctatccaatgtaagttaaatacatatattatgggtagagtttaacatgtaaaattgtaaaaattttgggtttagatgaaaaatctaagttttgataaaaatgggatttaaccacaaaaatgggtATGAAATTAGGTGaaagctatatatttgagttcgtgtggttatgggtaacaattgtcttcgaaaatttccggaacCTGGGCACGTGGGTCTggagatgaattttaggaatcttccaattggggttgggtaatcactctaatagtttgattatgaatttttgaatatgtattgattatttcatacaacatttgactagtttcggattgttcggcatcgAGTTTaggttttagagtgaatttgaggccggaaagcgaactttgagacaaggtaagtctcttgcctaaccttataagagggaatttacctcataggtgatttaaattactatttgcttctaattgtgggggctgcgtacgcacgaggtgacgagagtccattcGTAGCTAcaaattatgcttatgtccgggtagtttaggacccaaatcatgaaatacttatagtgTTTGAACCctatttgttaattaaagtgcctaaattatatgggaacttgatagaggaattgtaaaaggaCCGACttccacttacttgagttttgacgggttacttgaccgttaatagaaattgtgcttccttgTGAGTTAGCCTTGTAATAGATTTTAATCGGAtatttataaagtatcctctcttcttgtggagcgcgTCGAACACCTCAGCAGtaacatagatgcatctatggttcgttccactcgaccctcgacagtgtacacatcattctggatcgggccgtatgacctcggcataaatcgtttatgataatactcggagcctgatTATacctgatattattttatggcttgagcggttataattatttaatgacagaaattgacttgaaatttattattagtgaaagaattattattcattgcttgttattgagttgtatttattatttacataacccatgctcATTTAGAATTCctatattttattgttagcccatagtaagtgtcgatgtcgagtcctcgtcactacttcttcgaggttagactagatacttactgggtacatattgtttatgtactcatgctacacttctacactaatcgtgcagtatctgaggcaggtgcatctggcgatcATATCGGCGCGCACCCCTGTTACCCTGatgcctagtggtgagctgcttcttgagccgttctgcagcacctagagtctctctatTGTATCTATTTTCTGTatactttatttcagacaatagttagagttttgtatattctactagttgcttatacacttgtgacaccaggtcttggcaaacatactagtagactttatggttttggagtatttatgtcaCTATATTGGCCCACTCAGTTTCCTTCGTTTTGTTTTATTGAATTTTCTACtcttaatttcttaataaatggaatttaattacttggaactTATTAAAAGAGTAATCGCATGgtcagttcaccgttggcttgcctagcagcaacgttgggcgccatcacggcctataagagAAATTGCGTCgtaacaacatggtatcagagcactaggttcacgtaggtctcacaagttatgagcaggtctaatagagtcttgcggatcggtgcgaagACGTTCGcacttatcttagagaggctatagggtgttaagaaactactctttcttcatctcctatcgtgcaactgatgttgtgctaagtatctttcccttattctctcacagatggtgagaatgcacgcggcagatgtacccgatcatgaaggagctgctccccctattgctagaggccgaggcagaggacgagggagggctccagctcatggtagaggacgagggcgtCCTAGGGTTGTTCCAGtcatgccaccagtggatccagtagaggatcctatcatcgagaagcagggcgaggtgcctgcagcagagccTGACCCAGTGGATTTCATGTATGCACCgtgattccaggaggtcatgggccgtatgctgcggttcatggattctatgactcagtctgatttatttccagcagacccggccacatctcaggcgggagggggagcacagacacctaccgctcaggctcctgggcatgcaGCCGCCGTATATTAGACTCCAGGCACACTACCCATGGACAGGGCCCAGCCAGTTACAGTAGCTATACCTGAACCCAAACCAGCTGTGACCGGTAAGGCGCATacgctattggatagatggaccagactacatcctcctgtcttcggaggtgagcgacatgaggacccccgaactttattgatcggtgcagggacaaactgcacaacatgaggatattgtaGTCTTatggggtggactttaccactttTCAGCCAGAGGGTAGGTcccatagatggtggcagtcctaccttctcggcagaccagcaggttctcctcccatgacttaggatcagttcacacgcctcttcttggatagatgtattccaccctctcagagggaagagttgcagtttcgGTTCGAGTAGCTCCAGTATGGTCAGATGTTGGTGACAAACTATggggcgagattctctgagttgtctcgccatgcacttatgatacttcctaccgataCAGAGAGAGTGCAtaggtttgttgcaggtttgcactctggtattcaggccactatggcccgagaggttgagatggggacttcttacgagctagttgcGGAGATGGCTCGGAGGATCGAAGGTGTACATCAGCATAGCCGAGAGCAGGCGATAAGGGATAAGCTGTTTCGAtattctagagagttcagaggtgccccggctggggacacatgtcagtttgtgaggggtcagtctagtatgcccacatatccagcactgcCGCCTCCTTGGGGTACTCCAGTGTGACCTTATTTTAGCGCTATGCCATAGAGTTTCTACCacccaccaactattcagggttcctccggtgggtattcaggccatcaggatCAGACTTTAGGTCAGCAGTCAACCGTACCAAGAGGTTattttgagtgcggggatcttagtcatgcacggaggttctgccccaggcttcggggcaaggcagtgcagccgGGTCAGCATCATATGATTTCAGCACCAGCAGTCGCACCAGCCGTCCGGCCATCTAAAGGCGGATGGTAGGTgagtaggggccgtcctagaggtagaggtcaggtgggtggaggccagtcaggtggtgcTCCAGCTAGATGTTAGCTTCAAGGTTTCACGTATTGATTTTGATGATAACAAACTAATATAAGTATTAATCAAAGAACATTTACTAGTGGTAATCTTATTCTTGCACAGGTTTATTCAAGAAAACAAAGATGTTGGTAAAGATCCAAACAAATATGAGAAAGAGAATATCATGTGATGAATTTATCAAGGAAGATTATTTTCAGAGATTTAATCTCCAAGCGTCATGGAAGGAATGATATTTGAAAGTCATATTTCATATATTGAATGGTTTACTACAATATCAGAAGAAGACTCTACGGAAATTATGGAAGGAAAGTTCTTAAATATCTTGAAAGGAAGGTTGCTAAAATCTTAGAGAAGATCTATTATTTTGTGCAAGATACTATATGGAAAAGATACTACAAGGACAAGGAAGAATATATTCTCTatggaaagaaaatatattatgaATATAGTACAATCTATATTATGAAAAGATATTATTTCCCAAGATCAAGAAAGGAATATTTTCAATATAATAAGAGTTCAAGAATATATTGAGATCTGTACAAAAGGAAATTATTTTCATAGTTGTGGAGATAATAAATGGTTACTGGGATCTTCATATTGAAGATAATACTCAAGATCCAAAGTCAAAGGAAGAGGATCTTGAAATTCTCTTAGGTTGTCTAAATAAGAGCTCATACTTGTACATACGGAAGAAGAGTTCAAGTGAAAGAATAATTATTCTGGCAAAGATATATCACGTAGAAAGAAAGAGGTATACTTGCTACAAATGTGGTATGACAGTGCTAGATTTGCTACAAtactaaggaaagaaaattgtTGAATGAATTACTACAAGCTATATCTTGGAAAGAGTAAATGAAGGGATCATACTTAAGAACGTGCAGACAGAGAATCACCAAGCTTTTCAAGGAAGAAAAATTCAATACATACTGGTGCATGGTTTATAGCACTTCAAATGGAAATCTCCCATTAtgtgaatatatgataatattgTCTTCTCCacaaggaaagaaatcaaaaGAGCTTAAGGCATGGAATCTAGAAATTATCAGCAATTTGGAAAGTATATTTGAGTCCATTAGCAAGACACGTCATCAATCAATAGGTACAAGATACAAGTAATAAGTGCCAATAAATCAGTGATTGATGGAAGGATTTCAAATTAGTTTGAAGGTCCAAATGGAATTGAGAAAAGGAATTAATAGGAAGTCACACTGGTATCTACTCAATCAAAGGAGAAAATCTTCTGATTGAATATTATCGAAATCAAGGGGTCAACGAAATCAAGTCCAACGGTCAGAATCTATTGAAGACTATAAAAACGAGAGACTGGGAAAAAAAGAAGATACACAGCCTTCTATACAGTTGTCTATCTGACTACAAGTTCTTTATTCTACTCTTAACAAGCATTGTAATTCACTTTTAATAGATGTACTGTGTACACAAAGGAGTGAAGAGAGACAGAAAAATATTGGAGAGGCAATGTGTCCTTAGAGGTTGTGTCATTATTCGTATCtttggtgagcgagtgaaaaccaacGAGTCgttggtgagcgagtgaaaaccaacGAGTCgttggtgagcgagtgaaaaccaacCTTTTGCGTTGTTGGTGAGCGTGTTAAAACCAACCCTTGTTCATTGTTGGTGAGCGAATGTTTGCACCCGATTTGTTagtaaagtgcctaaattatatggGAACTTgtagaggaattgtaaaaggaCCGACttccacttacttgagttttgacgggttacttgaccgttaatagaaattgtacttcCTTGTGAGTTAGCCTTATAATAGATTTTAATCGGAtatttataaagtatcctctcttcttgtatagcgggtcgaacgcctcggcagtagaatagatgcatctatggttcgtaccgctcgaccctcagcagtgtacacatcattctggatcgggtcgtatgacgtCGGCATAAATCGTGTGTGATAACACTCGGAGCctgattatacttgatattattttatgtctTGAAcggttataattatttaatgacagaaattgacttggaatttattattagtgaaagaattattattcactgTTTGTTATTaagttgtatttattatttatatgaccCATGCTCATTTAGAattcctgtattttattgttagtccatagtaagtgtcgatgtcgacccctcgtcattacttctttgagattagactagatacttattgggtacatgttgtttatgtactcacgctacacttctgcactaatcgtgcagaatctgaggtaggtgcatctggcggtcataTCGGCGCACACCCCGTTACCCCGAGGCCtaatggtga is a window from the Nicotiana tomentosiformis chromosome 10, ASM39032v3, whole genome shotgun sequence genome containing:
- the LOC138899661 gene encoding uncharacterized protein, with product MGYTEVEGFYLINPKSNEFVLIENNKQLYNIVCHLNHLDLFIKHVVNEPLLVDETVSCGLLCGPEVIEPSETTLNKEAKATSIVPEDINVQESAANNTFVAEENLADVGVAGENLQGAEETTNIDVGLASDLSSNESELDKILNEDDSDVNEDLTSLRPSKKDTFAGKLGGDGDYYTSSDIGSDDSTNDLNILAERRIDLPPRRRSKKMYCVHKGVKRDRKILERQCVLRGCVIIRIFGERVKTNESLYDKEYWCRAYFKEDSKCVVIENNMCEIFNSWIIGPRHKSVITMLEEIGHKIMNKTIEMRKFAETWVTDIVPMARMILEENKAISRRCKVMWNTEHGFEVDEGVYIFIVNFRTMTCTCRSWMLRSILCQHAVCAFYDREMDPDDYVARWYRKETFLKAYQHFIQPIPNMKMRP